Genomic segment of Myxococcus stipitatus:
ACGATGTTGCTCTTGTAGGTGGCGACGCCGGGGATGAAGTCGATGAGGTTGGTGAGGATGAGCCGGGAGTAGGGCGTGACCTCGGTGAAGCGGGAGTGGGTCGCATGGGAGGGCGGCCGTCCCATCTCCTTCATCGCGGCAATCATCTCCGGCGTGTCGGCGACCATCTCGTACTCGAGCGTGCCGCCCGTGCGCGCGTCGATTTCCCGCACGTCCGCGCGGAAGCCCCGCGGCCCCCACCAACACTCGAAGCCTTCCTTCGTGGTCCAGAGCGACCAGATGTCTTCGATTCCTGCCCGGTAGGTGCGCTCGACGACGACCTTCACGTTCTCGTTGCTCATGTCCGTGGTCCTTTCTTCTCTTGTCGTTTCTTCAGCGCGGCCCCGAAGCGGTCCAGCCGCTCCTCCCACAGCTGCCTGTAGGGACCGAGCCACCCTTCCAGCTCCTGGAATGGCTCCGACTTCAGCGCGTAGAGGCGGCGCTGCCCCTCCGGCCGCATCGTGACGAAGCCCGACTCCGAGAGGATGCGCAGATGCCGTGAGACACCGGACTGGTGGATGCCGGCCTTCTCGACGACGTCACTGACCTGCTGCTCACCCTGGAGCAGCGTCTCGACGATGAGGCGTCGCGTCGGGTCCGCGAGCACCTGGAAGACGTCCAATTGCATGGTCATGTATATACACATCGGTGCATATATCGGTCAAGGCAAAGGCCGGTGACCCGGGAGGCCACCGGCCCTTGGGACGCCTGGTGCGGGCTCAGCCCTGGCGGATGGTGGCCTTCAGGAGCTTCTCCGCGACGTGGACGAAGTTCTGGACGACGGCGTGGGGGCTCTTCTCGTCGAAGACGTCAATGCCCACCACGAAGGCCGGATGGGGCAGCAGGAAGCGCAGGGCCTCGTTGATGGACTCGAGGTAGGGCGTGGCGTGGCCGTGGGCCGCCACCTCCGCGGCCATCCGCTTCTCCCAGTAGGGCGGCCCGTCTTCCTTGGGGACGAGGTACGGGATGACGAAGGGGACGTACTTGCCGAAGACGGGATTGACGTCCGTGAAGAGCCGCTTGTCGGACCACTGGCTCATGGGGAACGCGTCCACGGGCGGCACGGTGTGCACCGAGGAGCGGCCGTGGCCGACCTCCAGGAGCGCCGCCTGCTGCTGCGAGTGCAGGCGCAGCAGGGTGTAGCTCCAGATGGAGAGGCCCTCGGGCCGGAGGAGCTGGTAGGGGTGGAGCGATGCGCCGATGGTGATGACGGGGCGCTGCGTGACGCGCTGGATGAGCTCCACGAACGCGGCGGCATCGCTGGAGTGCTTCATCGGCGCGTAGGCGGCGAAGCCATAGAGGTAGCCCTGCGTCCAGGAGGCGAAGTCGGTGAAGTCCACCTCGCGCGCCTCGGACTTCGTGACCGGGGCGCTCACCTGTCCAGCCGAGGACGTGATCGCCGCATCCAGCGCGGCGTCGTTGGCGTCGAACAGCGCGGCGACGTGGGGGAACCCCTTCTCCACGGCCCAGTCCTTGGCGGTCTTGTCGAACGAGTCCTTGAGGGAGCGGTCCGCGCCGTGACGGAGCAGGAAGGCCACGATGGCGGTGTGTCCGCGCAGGCTCGCGCGGATGAGCGCCGTCTCGCCATAGACGTTGGCGTCGTTCACGGACGCCTGCCTCTCGACCAGGAGCCGGACGGCGGGGAGGAAGCCGCTGTCGGCGCAGACGATGAGGTCCGTGAGGCCGATGGACGTGGGCTTGCCGGACGTCACTCCCGCCTGGAGCAGCACCATGAGCGCGTCTTCGTGGCGATTGAAGGCCGCCTCGATGATGGCCGTCTCGCCCTCCTTCGCGGTGAGGTTCGGATTGGCCCCGGCCTTCAGCAGCTCGCGGAGGGTCTCCGCGTGTCCACGCTTCGCGGCGTACAGCAGGGCCGTCCATCCTGCGGCGCTCTGCACGTCCAGCGCGGCCTTGTGGGAGATGAGCTGCTGGACGGCGGCGGTCTGCCCGTTGAACGCGGCGGCCATCAGCGGCGTGACACCTCCGTCACGCGGCACATCGATGCCCTCACCGCGCTGGAGGGCCTGGGTCAGGCCCTGCAAGTCGCCCGCGGCTGCTGCTTCATGAATCGTCGGTTGCTGCGTCTCTGCCATCGCGACTTCTCCTCGGCGTTCCGTCTCACCCTACCGGGACAGCTCCCTCATTCGCGCGGGGGAATCGCGGCGCCCGTGTCGAACGCGGGTTCGCCTGGAGTGGAAGCGCCCGAGCCTCCCCCCGCCCGGATCCAAGGCCGCCACCTGGGTGTGGTCGCTTTCGTCACACCGTCAGTGCCAGTTGGAAGGCTTTTCACGGAAAGCGGACAGGTGGATGCTGGGCCGGAAGGAGAGGCCCCCCCACGATGACGACGCGTGTTCCCCCATCCATTGCTCGCACGACGACGGGCTCGAATCCGCCCAAGGCGGCGGGCGCCGAGCCGCCCCAGTCCAACGAGGTTTCTTCCTCGACGAGCTCGACCCAGGCGCAGCAGGCGCAGAATCCCCAGGCTCAACAGCAGGTCACGGACGGATTCTCGACGAGGCCCACCTTCCACAAGGCGCCTCCTCCCATCAGCGCCCAAGAGTTCAATGCCATCCAGGGGAAGAAGCTCAATGCGAATCTGATGCTGCAGTCGTCCTTGAAGAAGATCTTCGAGCCCTACAAGGACAACGTTGTCTCCTTCGCGCCCCAGCAATTCTATCTCCCCGCCAACTCCATTGGCGCCTGCAGGGCGGCGTCGGCGGACTGGCTCCGCCGCTCGGTGACGAAAGACAAGCACAGCTTCACGGATGTCGGCCCGAAGAATGCGGAGACGTTCATCCATCTTGAAGCGCAGGCCGAGGCGAAGCGGCTCTCGAAGCCGCCGGGCGAATCGGGCACGACGTCCGCGCTCACCTTGACGGAGAAGATGCCTCATACGGCCGCTCACAGCCGGATGCAGGACAAGTACAAACGGTACGACGAGCAGAACAAAGTCTGGAACGAGCTCAGTGGGCGCGTCCAGACGGGGATGGCCGCTGGCGGCGAGTTTCCCGTGACGAAGGAGAGTCTCGGCGAGCGCGAGAAATTGACCCATGCTGGCTACAAGGAGGCCATCGAGGCCAAGGCCCAAGCCGGTGGGACCGCGGGACTCACGGTCGAGAAACTGAAGACCCACAAGCTCAATGACATCGAGCCCACGGGGTGTGTGTTCTTCAAGGATGGGGAGTCCAAGACCTACGGTGGACTCATGAAGGACGTGCTGGGCAGCCCCGAGTGCAACAGGCCGGGGGCTTTCCTGCTCAACATCTCCAGCACGAAGGAAGGCGAGGACAAGCGCTTCGACCACGCGCTGGCCGTGCATCAAACGCCCACGGAGGTCCTCATCATGGACCCCAAGGCGGGCGAGTTCAGGTTCCCGCGCCCGCCAGGAACGTCTGTCGAGGACACGCCCAAGCTCGGCGAGTTCTTGGATAAGCTCGGGGACAAGTTCTACAAGGGCCGGAACTTCGACCTGTATCTGGTGCACGAGTTCCAGCGGACCGACGCGACCTGAGCCGCCGCGAGTGAGTCCTCGAGGGGCTGACTGACTCGGCCGGCCCCTCCGAGGACGGACGGCGTCACTCGATGATGGAGTCCGTCACGCGGATGGGCGTGTCCGTGTGGTTCGAAATCTGCGGATACGTCACGTACCAGGAGCCCCCCTGGTTGTTCCGGATGACCGAGCGGTCGATGCGGATGTCGCCCGAGTGGTCGTTGCTCACGAAGAAGATGGCGCTGCCGTGGGCGTTGACCTGGTTGTGCTCGATGCGCGTGCCGCACAGGGACAGCGTCATCCGGTTGCCGTCGTTGTAGATGGCGCCGCCGCTGCCACCGCCGGGCGTGCCGGGGCTGGCGGGGTTGGCGCCGCGCCCGATGGCCCGGTTGTGCGAGAAGAGGCTGTTGATGACGGTCCACGACACGCCGATGCTGCTGATGCCGCCGCCGTTGGAGCCGACGCCGCCGTAGCCCTCCTTGCCGCCGAAGGTCGTGTTCACCACGTAGACGGGCTGGTCGCCGGACTGGTCGAACACCCGCAGCGCGGCGCCTCCGACGTCGGGGCCCGTGTCGGCGCAGACGTTGTTGAAGAAGCGGGAGTTGATGACCTTCACCCGCCCGCCGCGCACCCAGACGGCGCCGCCTCCGTCGAACTCCGTCTCGCCCTTGGAGCTGGCGTCCACGAAGGTGAGGTTCTGGAGCGTCAACCGGGGGTGGTCCTGGTCCTGGCAGTGGGAGGTCGTCCACACCTGCGCCTTGTCACAGGTGTTCATGTAGAGGATGCGGTGCTTGCCCGCTCCGCTGAGTGTCACCAGGCCCTTGCCGTCGATGACGACCTCGGGCCCCGTGTTGTTGAAGACCTTCGCCGTCCGGTCCAGCGTGATGATGACGGGCTCCGGGCCGCAGTCGAAGGTGATGACCCCACCCTTCGCCACGGCATCGACAAAGGCATCCGAGGTGCAGCTTGCGGGCGTCCCCGTCCCCACGACGGTGGTGGGCTTGGACACGTCCGCGAGCCCCGCCTCCGCGGGCACGCTGCACGTGGCCTCCGCGTTCGGGTTGCCAGCCGGCGGCCCGTCCTTGGGCTGGGTCAGCGGATTGGGGACCTCCACGCCGTCTTCGCCCGAACAGCCCGTGGCGCAGGCCAGCGCGACGCTGGCGACCAGAGAGAACAGCGGGGACGCGGGGGACCGGTGAAGTCTTCTCGGGTGCATGCAGCCTCCAGGACGGAGGCAGTCTAGCGGGCTCTCGGGAAGCCCACCGAGGCGTGATGGCACGGTGGGGCGCCGCAGGGCTCGGGACGAGCGAGGATATTTTTCTCGCTTGTCACGTTTTTCATCTTCATGTGGTCTGACATTCGTTGTGCGCCGCCAATCGAGACTCAATGGAATGTCACTCCTCGCCCGGGCATCCAATGAACGCGGAGAAATGCAGATGAGTTGTCTGGGTTGACCCGGAGTGGATGCGATGGTATTAGTGTCTGATATAAGAGGGGGGGTATGGGATGAGGCGTCTGGTTCTTTCCGTGGTGTTGCTGCAGCATGTCATTGCGTGCAACTCAAGTACGACAGTTAGCCCTGCAGTGGGTGTTCCTGAGTCGATGAGTTCCGACGCTGCTCTTGGGGCCAGTCGCTTTGCGAATGTGCAGGTTTTTGGTGGTACTCTCAGTTTTTCAAGTGATGCTTCGGAAAAGACTTTCACCGATGAAAATGGAAGCGTGGTCCGTTTGTCATGCAGCCACGAGGCATCTGGCGCTGTCTATCTCGAACAGGACCCTGAGGCTGTTTTCTATTGGTCCGGGAATTTCAGAGGGACGGCGAGTCTCTTCTGTGTTCGAACCAAGAAGCTGGTCTTTCCTGATGGAAAGACCGTTACGTACAAGGACACTTGGACGGGGCCAAGTCATCAGTTTGAAACAAATGCACGTGTCTTTCTTGACCCGTTCGTTCCTCCAGAGACGATCGATGATGCAACCCGATTTGCATTCGTCTACGGAGATGACCTCAATCCATCGACTTTCATCCCCGTGTCAAAGAAGCACGAGGAGTTCCCTGAAGCTTCCGGTGGTCCTCGCGAGGAACTTGAGGACGAGTACTTGATTAGATGGCGGGGAATTCCCAGTTTTGATTTCTGGCAGTTGCCGGATTCTGGTCTTGCCTTGCATGGCGAGGATATCGACGAGCAGGTGGCCTCCTGCGGAGAGGGGGATGAGCTCATCACCTGGCGATTCAAGTTCGACCTTGTTCCCCTTGGCGTCGACGAGGTCAGGCTCATTCTTGAGGCACCGCCTGGCTATGATGCTTGGCGTCCCAAGGCAAATATCGTTGGACTCACTCCTGATGTCTTTGAAGTCCCGCCCTTGGATAATAGCATCTCGACATCTCTTGTTCTGGGGAGTCACGTTGCGTCGAGTGCTCCACCAGTCGTGAAGCCGGGAAGCAGTGCCATCTTCAAGGCCCATTTGGTCGCAGCCCCTGACAAGAAGGCAAAAACCATGAGGTTTCGCCTGACATCATCGAGAGTGCCAGGTGTTGCTGGAAACTCGCCGCTTCCAGGCCAGGCCAACAGTGACTTCGACCTTGCTCTGACCCAGTCGGCCGGAACGGCTCTGGTGCTCTCTCAGGTTGGTGAGCTCCAAGTGGGAACGACCCCAGATGGGCAGTACCGGATGGCTTCGGTCGAAGTTCTTGCCCAAGACTGGGGAGCATATGGCAAGATCGAGGCAGGGGCGACAATGGAGGATGGAACTGCTGTCGTTGCAGTCCTTTCAAGTTCGAATGAAACAGAGTTGCGTATTCCTCAGCGCGCTCCTGGCTCGAATATCGCGACCTCCTGGAAGAGTCAGAGAGGTGCTAGCGGAAGAGCTGATTCCGACGACAATGAATCCACGCCCGTGGGTGATGGAAGCAATGGCGACGGTTTGACGCTGTATGAGGAATATCGCGGATTCTGGGTCCAGGGGAAGCATGTTGAGGGAGATCCAAACAAGAAAGACTTCTTCGTTCATATCGACCCGACAGGTCTGAGCTCATCCTCAGCGAAATCCATTGCTGCGAAAGGGGTTTCGCTGTTTGAGAGCGTCACGGCTCTTGTCGTGCATCGATTGGATCGTGGAGAGTTTGTACCACCATTAAGCGGGACCGACTTCTCCCCGGATCGTCGGGTGATCAACTTCAATCACGACAGCGTCAATCATAAAGTCGATCAGCACTTGGTTGTTTTGACATCGGAATGGACGTTGGATGGTAATTCTCATTCAAGGCGTTCTAATTTGAATGCTCTGGGGACTCCGAAGGCCTTCTCTCGAATTGAAATTGCCAAGCAGGCGATGGGACAACTCAGCCACCAACAACTGGTTCGTGATGTCGCCCACGAGTTGGGTCATACCGTCAATGTCAGCCACCATGGCGAGGGAGGAGAGGTTGTCCGGTACTTGGTCTTCAGGCCCGACGGTAGCCTTGTGGAGGCCCATGATAAGCTGGGGACGGTGAATCCTGTCGTTATCAGGCAGCTTGTCGATGAGGTGACCCAAGGTGTTCTTCATGATGATGCCAATAGAATTCCTGGCCCTGTGAAGAGTACGCCCGTCAAGGTGTCGCTCCTTCCAGAGAAGCAACATAGTGGCGACGAGAATTGCGTCATGCGGTACAACGACGCGAACGTCGTCGTGCGGGCTGGTCAGCCGGATGTTCGATACTGGATTGCTCCAACCGAAACCCCGGGGGCGGGGCTTTGTTCGGACGGTTTGGGGAAGACGTTCAACAAGACTGGAGTTGCTGCTCGTCCCTCGCGCCATGGAAACGCAGCAGTGGGGCGCGGTAACTGCGTGCATCAATTGCTCGTCAATGATGCTGTCCCTGCGCCAACTCGGTGATTATTATGACGAAATATCGCAGGATTTTTGCGTGTGGAGTTGTTCTGGCGTTGGCCTTGTCGGGAGGTGTCTTCGCCCAGCCATCTGGACCGGAGGATCCTGATGTCGACCTGGGGATTGTCACCGCAGGCGAGGGGGGAACCTACCGGGGGTGGCCCATCGTCATCGAGATTTCCATCGCCCACCCGAAAGCGGACCTTGCGGCAATCAAGGGCGAAACGGTCCAACCCCTCGTCGTTGCTGTCCCAAGTGGAAGATGGACGACACTGGTCAAGCTCGTCA
This window contains:
- a CDS encoding SRPBCC domain-containing protein, translated to MSNENVKVVVERTYRAGIEDIWSLWTTKEGFECWWGPRGFRADVREIDARTGGTLEYEMVADTPEMIAAMKEMGRPPSHATHSRFTEVTPYSRLILTNLIDFIPGVATYKSNIVVDFIPQGDRVRMVVTMDPMHSAEFTRMQEEGFTSQLTKLDSRFGAP
- a CDS encoding metalloregulator ArsR/SmtB family transcription factor; this encodes MCIYMTMQLDVFQVLADPTRRLIVETLLQGEQQVSDVVEKAGIHQSGVSRHLRILSESGFVTMRPEGQRRLYALKSEPFQELEGWLGPYRQLWEERLDRFGAALKKRQEKKGPRT
- a CDS encoding ankyrin repeat domain-containing protein codes for the protein MAETQQPTIHEAAAAGDLQGLTQALQRGEGIDVPRDGGVTPLMAAAFNGQTAAVQQLISHKAALDVQSAAGWTALLYAAKRGHAETLRELLKAGANPNLTAKEGETAIIEAAFNRHEDALMVLLQAGVTSGKPTSIGLTDLIVCADSGFLPAVRLLVERQASVNDANVYGETALIRASLRGHTAIVAFLLRHGADRSLKDSFDKTAKDWAVEKGFPHVAALFDANDAALDAAITSSAGQVSAPVTKSEAREVDFTDFASWTQGYLYGFAAYAPMKHSSDAAAFVELIQRVTQRPVITIGASLHPYQLLRPEGLSIWSYTLLRLHSQQQAALLEVGHGRSSVHTVPPVDAFPMSQWSDKRLFTDVNPVFGKYVPFVIPYLVPKEDGPPYWEKRMAAEVAAHGHATPYLESINEALRFLLPHPAFVVGIDVFDEKSPHAVVQNFVHVAEKLLKATIRQG